TCCAGACCAGCCAGTCAGCTCCGGGCCTTGTTCTCAGGGCACTGATGGGGCAGCCAGTGTCCTCCCTGGGACCCAGGAGCAGAGTTAGGCTCCCTTCCTGCCCCCTTTGCTGCTTTCTGAAGGACAAGATTGCCAGGAAGCCTGGGCAGGGCCCCTTTTCACAGCCTTTGTGCCGAGAACACTGACTCAACGATGAAGTTAAGGTTCTATCTTGGGAAGTTGTCCCCCAAACACTGTTAATTTAACTGGGACTGTCAGCTTGTGTCAGACCCATAAAACATACTGGAAGGAATGGAAGGCTGGCCAGGTTGTCCTCTGCCCTCCGTCCAGACCTATGTCCAGGACACAGCTGCTCCTGGCAGCCCCAACCCTCCAGCTGCCAGAGGAGGTAGCACAGCCCATGATTTTCCTGTGACTTTTGAATCTTCCTTTGTGCACGTGAAATCTAACCTTTTAAAGGGAAAACAGTCCATTCAGTTTTACCAATTTCTCTCCCTGTACTGGACGTGTTCCTGAGCCAACGAGGACTCCATGTTGGGTGGTGATGACCTGACCCCAGTGCAGCGATGAGATTCTGTTCATTTGCAGAGAGAGACACGGGGGCATTTCTTCATTCATGCAAACAAGTCTGCGAGTCCCTCCCCTGTGCTCTGACAAGGACGCAAGGAGtagtcactgtgtgtgtgtggggggggtcatTCCCTGGGTGGCCCCTCGATGTGAGCTATCTGGTCTTGGGGCCCCAGGAGGAGGTACCCCCCAGAAGGGTCCTCCAAGGACGGTCCTGCTCTTGGAGAAGCAGGTCTGGACAGGATGGTGGGCATGCTTGGGGCTGGGCAGTGCATGGCAAGATTGCCACAGGGAATAAATGAGGTGCTGCCTGTGGAATGGGGACCCCCTGGAAGGGCATCTGGACAGAGCCACATGGGGCTCAGCCGTGGGACTGAGGAGAGTGGGTCTGTCCTTCCTGGGGGTGACAAGGCTGTCTCCAGGCTTGAAGAGTGAGGGAGCAGGAGCCAGACCTCTACAAGGGAAAGGAGGCTTGGGGACAGCCTGGGCAAAGGTCAGGGGAGCCACGAAGCACACAGCTCACTGTGGGGGACCTCCCAGGGTTCCAGGTGGGCAGGCTGGCAGTGGGGGGTACTGCATAGTCACAGCTGGTGTGGTCTGGGGGGCAGGAGAGGCTGTGGTCAGGGAGTTGGAAGGACTCCGTGTGGAGCCGGGTGAGTGAGGGCCGATTCCGGGAGTCcagtgggaggctgggagggcagCTTGGAGGCATGTCTGGGAGAAGTCCCACCCTATTTGCGACAAAGGTCCCTGAGATGCTCCTCCGGCCCTTGTGGGACCCCGCCAGGGCCCAGCCCCCAAGGCTCAAGTGTCTGTGTGCCTTGGTGCAGAGCCATGGGTGCGTGGGTAGCAGGGGCCCCAGCTCTCACTTTCCACTTCCCCGTCACATCTGTGGTAGGGGCACCCCACTAATTCACAAAAGCTTCTGCATCTGTGTTACATTTAAACACAAAACTGAAGTTTCCATTTCCAAGGAGTTAGTTTTAGTAACAAATCTTGATGCTGATTTTTTTGATTGCAACAGGGATGTGAACAGataaatttttatgattattttatgatCCCTCAAGTGAACATCCCCTAATCAGCTTCAGAAGATGATCAAGTCTGGCAATTTTCAGTgcatttttctaaatgtatttaAGATTCAGTCACAAGAGGTGAGGTGTGTGTGGTCTCAGAGCCCCTGGCTGTGGTCTGGGCTTGTCCTGGGGGGGGCTGCAGGGCCTCACGCCATCCTGGCTTTTGTTTTGAATGCAGTGGCCTCGTGGTCTATGCAGATGGACCTCTGAACTTGGACCGCAAGGCAGAAGACATGTCTGAGCTATTCCGGCCCTTCCACACGCTGCTGCGAAAAATAAGGTGGGGAGCGGCTGCTCCGGGAGGGTAGGGGAGGGTAggggagggtgtgtggggggtGCTGTGGTCCCTGTTGGGCCCCAGCCCTCCTTTCTGTGAGGACAGGTGGGTTCTCCCCGGTCCTCTCTGCTCCAGGCAAAGGTGTGCCTTGGTCTTCGTCTGTAGTTACTGGTTCATAGTGTTTCAAGCCCTCGTGTAAACCCACATACACCCTTGTCTCCCCTCAGAACCCAGCTCTTTGTGTTTGGGTAACAGCATGACCTTGGACACAAACTGCCAGTCACATGACTGCAGCCACCATGATGAAAGCTCTGGCCCTGGGCCCTctgtgagagaggaagaggctggGAAACAGGATGACAAGGGTGCCCCCCCACGGCCACACAGcctgcaggggaggggtgggcccTGGAAGGGCGGTGGCAGGGCTGCTGCTGGGGCCCATGCAGGGATGGGTGCTTGCTTGGGCTTTCATGGGTGCTCCTACCAGTATAGAGCCGAGGTGCCCTGCAGCCTTGAGCACCAGGGCTCCTCCCCTGCTGTGACTTGTCCTGGCTCCCCCAGCAGTCCCGGGCAGTGGGTCCAGGTGGCATTGATGTCCTCGGCCCCCTGTGTGCTGCCCTGGTGGCCTGGAGGTGCCTGCTGTGGGTGACTGTCCTTTGCTCTAAGGGGCTCCCCTCGGCTTTCAGCAACAACAGGCCTCAAGCCAGCCTCCTCCATCTTGGGCCTCCCCACAAACCCTCATTTCCCACTGGCCCGGAGCCCTCTCAGGTGGCCCTGGACAGATGGCACAGCAGGAGGCTGTGAGCCCTTGTCCTCTGAACTCCTCCTGGCCCTGTGGCCTCAGACTCCAAGGTCTTTCTTACCGTGGTCCCAGTCTCTGTAAGCTCCCTTCTGTGCTTTTGGTGGAACCAATGACCCTGTGGACTTCCATGTGGACTTCCTGGGTCCAGCAGGACAGCCTAGCCCAGGGCAGCCAGCACTGGCTTCCCTTTCCTGGTGCCAGTTCAGGCAGACAGCTGGAGAGTCCCCTGCTCCCAGCTGCCCTTGGCCCCTGCAAGAGCCAACATGCTGTGAATCAAGATGagggggagaggggtgcctgggtggcttagtgggttaaagcctctaaacctaaagctcaggtcatgatcccagggtcctgggatcaagccctgcatcaggcactctgctcagcagggagcctgcctcccccacccctctgcctgcctctctgcctacttgtgatctctctctgtcaaaaaaataaataaaatcttaaaaaaaaaaataagatggcagGGAGAGGCCCAACAGGGTGGTCCTTGGAGAGTCACTGGCCCTAGGGGTGGGTGAGGCACAGCCTGGGTCCTGTGATAGGTGCTTGGTCCAGACAGTGGCTCATCCGAAAGatggctcctgctccttccctcacACCAGGGCCTGGTCATGACCATTCTGGGCAAACTGTGACCCTGGACCCAGAGGCCATCACTGTTGCCCTCCCTGGCTGTCATACGATGAATGAGGAGAGATGGTGGATGGGAAAAGCAGGGCACTGGGCACACACATGGGGTACCTTATGGGGAAAGGGCCAGTGTGTGGGGATGGGGGACACTGGGCGCTGGGACATGGGCAGGGGAAACAGTCCAGAGCATCAGAGACAGGTGCAACATGCTCTGAGGTCTGACGTACGTGACTGgaatcagaaggaagaaaagaggggcacccagctggctcattCTGGGTGGGCGGGCCTGCCTcttttgagtttgagcccaatgctgggtgtggagatcactttaaaaaatcaaatctttaaaaaaaagaagaagaagaagaagaagcaggaattttccaaaactgaagaGAGATCTCTGCCCACAGACCCAGGAGGCTCAAGAACTAACTACAAGGAAGACAGATAGAAGCAGACTTAGTATATCACAGTAAAACTGctgaaaacagagaaacaaatctTAAACACGGCCAGAGAAAAAGGACATATTTCTGGGAAAAGAATGTAAGATTGATAGCTGTCTCCTGAGAAATGAACAATGGGAGCCCAAAGGCAATGGAGTGATGCTATTTCAAGGGCTGGAAGAAAACATCCATCCAGCATGAAGGCAAAATGGTGAGTTATTGAAAAGCAGACCTGAAGGCATTCAGCAGCGGCCTGCCCACGGAGAAAAGCTAATCGGAGTTCCTCAGGCAAAGGCAAACGCCCAGATACAAATGTGGAAATGCAGGAGAGACTGAAGGAGTCCGTGTGGGTGGGTAAGAAGTGTGCTTTGTGCAGAGCGATCATCACCATGTCTTGTGGAGTTCAGATGACACATAGCATCGTTAGCGTttggaaataaaatcaatgttttgctacattaattttttaaaagaagaaaaactgaatcATTTTGAAATTGCAGCAcaagaatttgaaaaattcaaTACCAATTTTATGATGAAAACATCAGTGGTGATTTCCTTAATctgatcagagagagagagagagatacacacacatgAAGTGGAAACCGTACACAAAAATGACAGAGAGTGGACCCAGGACAGAAATGTGAGAACTGAGACAATAGAACTCCTACAAGACCATCTTGGACAAGTGCTCTATcacattgcatttttaaaaaagatttttatttatttatttgacagagagatcacaagtaggcagagtcaggcagagaggtgtggggggaaacaggctccccgctgagcaaagagcccgatgtggggctcgataccaggatcctgagaccatgacctgagccgaaggcagaggcttaacccactgaaccaccaaggcacccaTCATGTTGCGTTTTGGAAATTATTTCTTGGACAGGACACCAAAGGCACAGgcaacaagaggaaaaaatagacaaattagacttaaaagtttttaaattttgtacaaCGTGAGACACTCTCAACAGAGTAGAGAGGCAGCCCACAGGTTGGAGAAAATATTCTCACATCTTAACACCTGATAAAGGATTGACATCCAGAATCTATAGAGAACCCCTAAAATTCACCAAGAAAAGCCAAACAACCTGgttcaaaagagcaaaggatttgaacagacatttctcccaagaaagtGTGTGAGTGGCCAGCAAGCTCTGGAAAAATTGTTCATCACTCCTTGTCCGATCAAACTCACAATGAAATTGTACCTCCAACCCAGTAGGATGGCTCTTTCCAAAACTAacagtcaacaacaacaacagaggccatgtgttggcaagaatgtggagaattAGAATCCTGTGCCTcattggtgggagtgcaaaatggTGCGAATGCCATGGAAAAACACtgtggaggtccctcaaaaaatgaaaaatagaattgtCAGATGATCCAGCCATTCCACGCCTGGGTATATTCTACAAAGAGCTTGAAGTAGTGTCTCAAAGAGACATGTATCTAGCCGTGTTCcaagaagcattattcacaacagctaagGCATGGAATCGAACCAGGTGTCTACTGGTGGATGAGTGGTGAAGCCAAATGTGGCCCatcacacaatggaatgttattcagcctaaaaaggaaggaactcCTGACTCCTGCCACCACACGGATGAACCCCAAGGACATGCTTGGTGAAATAGACCAgccacagaaagacaaattatGTGAGATTCCAACTCCACAAGGGACCTGAACTAGTCAGAATTGTGGAGACAGCGGGTGGTGGGTgtcgggctgggggtggggagcgtgCCGTTAGTGTTTGTGGGGACAGAGTTCAGGTTTATAAGATGAATGTGTTCTAGGAGTAgatgttggtgatggtggtgcTAGGATGTGAATATCACTGAGTCGTCCCTCAAAATGGCTAAGATGATAAATTTCACATCATAGCTATTTTAGCacagtaaaaaatttaaatattacctCCAATAATGTCAGTAAATATCAGCTGCTTCAGCATCTATCTGCAGTTGTCTAAGGCTTCTGTTGAAAATCACAAAAGGTTACTGGCATGAAATGTTAAAGACGTAAAGAGAGAGCGATTCCAAGTCAAGGAGTGGAGAACTTAACATTGCAAAGGTGTCGGTTATCTTCCAATCCATCTATGAATTTAGTGCGGCCTCAATCAGAATCTTAGGAGGTTTTTGTCTCTTTTGGTAAAAATTCACAAACTAATTCTGAAATTCATGTGGAAGTGCAAGGGACCAAAACTAGCCAGAAAGAAGATCGCTGGAGAGAAAGAGCATTATTTACACATTCTACATGCTGGgctttggttctttccataaatGACCCTGGTGTGACCACGCTTGTGAACACATGTGCATTTCTGCTGTAGATAGTCGTGCAGGGACAGGAATGTCAACAGAATGGAGCCTAGAAACAGACCAACACATCTGGGCCTCCCTGATTGAAGACAAAGGAGACACAGCCCGGCAGTGGGGGGGTGGTTGCTGTTTTCCAATAAATGGGCTGAGTCAGCAGATATCCATGTGAGGAAAACGGGTCTGGATCCTTACCACAATCACCCACAAGAGTCAACTCCGGATAAATTGCACGTGGGAAGTAAAAACAATGAAGATTTCCGAGGAAAACAACAGGAACATCTTTATGACCTTGGAGTAGCAGATTGCTTAAACAGGACAGAAAAGCACTAAACATAAAGGAATATGTGATTTATTGAACTTCATTGAAATTAAAACTTCAGTTGTTCCGAAGGTACCGTTACAAGAATGAAGGCGGAAAGCCCGAGTTGGAGAACATGTCCaacaaagaactcaaatacaaaacaaagaacTCCTGTCGATCTGTAAGAACAACAGAAATAACccaactaaaaatgggcagaagatctgaaaagGCTTCACAGAGGGCACTGAGGAGGGCTGCCAAGCCTGTAAGCCGCTCTGCCCTTCATCAGTCAGCAGGCTGAGCAGTTTAAAGTGGAAAACCCCAGGAGTGCCTGGCGGTGCCAGCGAACAGACCGCAGAGCCGCGAGCGGATGTCCGGGAAGCGCAGtgggagccccgcatcagggcaCAGGCGCGTTCCCTGGACGCACCCCCTCTGAGCCCACGCCGCAGCAGGGCGCACGCATGTTCCCTGGGTGCACCCCCTCCCAGGCGCCTTCAGGTTTCTCAGGGAGGCACTCAGAGAGGGTGGCTGGAGCATCCAGAGCCCAACAGGTGTGGAACTGATTCCTACCCATGAGACCGGACCACCCAGGACACTGAACCTGACCAACCCTACATTTCCAGATCCAACAAGACAAAACCAGTAGAACCTTctattgaatttgaatttcagataaacagcaGTTTCTGAGTGCAAGAATATCCCACATACTCCCCATTTGGGACATTCttattctaaaaaatattcaTATGCTTAAGAAGTACTTGTTGATTAGAAACTGCTATTAAACTGGGCCTCCTGCATTTCCTCTGGTGCTTCTATACAGACATGGTGTTGCCAAACCATGCCTGCCTCTAGAGAGTGTGGATGGCACGTTCCCATTTAAGCAGGGCGACTGCCTTAGTCTTTGGAAGTCAGGGTGCTGGTGATGGCAGGTGGGTGAGTTGGAGGGCACGTGAGGGCCTGTGAGCCTGGTTCACAGTCCACGGTTGGATCAAGGTGCTGCGCACAGGCGTGCTCAGTTTATGGAGTCGCAAGCTGTGTGTTTCTGGGAAGTACACTTTTCTGGCGTTTCTGAGACTGCACGGGGCTCTTTAGCCTGGACTCAGACCTGCACTGGCCGAGAGCATGGCACATCCATGTAGACCTGCTTGAGATCCATCCCAGGCGTTGCCACATTAACTTCTTCAGGTCATTGCTTTGgtgccccttcctccaggaaaCCTTCCTGGGTTAAGCCTCCTGCTGGTAggcatttttctttgttgtagTTGCTGTAGTTGTGAGGCAGTCATCATTCACAGAAACAGTGACTCTTCCAGTGTAACCTCCAAGGGCGCAACGTGCCTGACCCGTGCCTGCCTGTCTCCCCACCTGGCACAGAGATGGCGCTTGAGAACATGTGCACAGTGAGAGCCTAGAATGTGAACCAGCATTTTGTTTTCACTCCtagaaggttttctttttctttttttttttcttttttaagattttgtttatttatttgacagagatcacaagtaagcagaggcaggcagggggcagggagcaggctccctgctgagcagagagcccaatgtggggctcaatcctaggaccctgagaccatgacctgagctgaaggtagaggcttaacctactgagccacctaggcgccccgtaGAAGGTTTTCTTAACGTGATGATCAGGTCCCTAAGAATCAGGGCAGCCTTGTTTTCCACAAGAGTTTTTAGAGCCTCACTTTTGAGAAAGACGCCTTGAGGGAAGGCAGTCATCCCTCCCCACAGCCATGGTCTGACCTGCAGCTGGGGAGGATCCCTGCAGAACTGTGCCTCGTTTCCTAGTGCAGGAAGTATGTGCGCTGTGCGCTTCACTGCCAGGGGCTGATCCCTTGTTGCTTCTCTGCTGATGCAGACATTAAGGGTGCTGTGTCCATCTGCTGTCGGCCAGGGGGCTGCTGTGGCCTTTGCGATCCTTACCTGTGGTTTTTGTCTTGACCCTTGTAGGGACTTGCTGCAGACCCTGACAGAGGACGAGCTTCACACGCTGGAAAGGAACCTCTGCATTTCCCAGGACGTGGAGTTCCCCATCCGGGCAGACACCCCGGTGCCCCCCTCCCTGACACCCGCctttccctcacccctccccaccgAGGAGCTGCTCTCAGCCAAGGCCAAGACCCCGGAGGCAGAGCTGGCCTGTTCCATGCAGTATGACAGCCAGGAGCTAGAGCAGCTCGACCGCATGGTCCACAGGGCAGGGGATGAGATGtcatccctcctctccccacccagtgcctgCCAGTCCCCCGCACACCGGCCAGGGGTGGAGGGTAGCCCCCGTGGGGAGGCATCCCCAGGCAGTGCTCGGCTGCGGCAGGGCAGCGACgaggaagaaggaagggtatTTTTCATGGATGACGTGGAGGGGGCTGCTGAAGCCCCAAGAGGCCCATCTGGGTGGGCAGGCAGTGCCCGCGCTGACCCCCAGGAGAGAGGGCCAGGCGGAGGGCACGGAGAGGCCAAGGGTAGCGGTTCCTctgaggcagaggagggggacaTGAGCAATAACAACGACGTCCCTCATGACAAGATGTGGGCGCTGGGTCCCAACTCTTGCAGCTGCCTGGATGCGCAGCCGCACCTGGATggctgggaggggggtggggacgCTGCGCAGACGGCCGAGATGATCGCCCACCGGACCGGGGGCATGAAGCTCTCAGCTACTGTCATCTTCAATCCCAAGTCAACCCCTGCAGGGGGCTCTGCCGTCACCACCCCGGAAGCCTCTGAAGACGGCATCTCCCTGCCGGGGCCTGTGGCCCAGGGGACACACAGTGGCTCCCACAAACTCAGTACTGCGGCCACCAGCTGCCTCCTTAACTCCTGCGTGTGCTGCGGGGCCTGCGGCGGCAGCAGGGAGGACAGCGCCGCCCAGAGTCTACATGACAAGTGTGGCCCCAGAAGCGTCATTAGCGCCTCTTACGTGGGCTCTGCCAAGGCCAGCGCCAAGGGCTCTGCTGAGAGATGGGAGGAGGCCCGGCCTGTGCCGGAGGCATTGCCCTCAGAGGATGCCTCTACTTCCAAGTGCCTGACACACACCTCGGGGCCTCAGCTGGACACAGTGGACAGGTCACCTGGAGCGGCCAATGGTGCAAGTCCAAAAAGGGAGCCTCAGGCTGGACCGCCAGACTCAGGGCAGCCGTCGAAGGCCAGGGTGGAAAGTCAGCAGGGAGAGGTGGCCGAGGAGGAGCCTCAGCGCCTGTCAGACTCCAGGTAAGAGCTGGCTCTAGCCATGCCCAGGCTCTTCTCCTGGTATCCAGGGCTTGTTCCCAAGGTGTTGCCCGCAGGGCTCTCAGGTTGTgggggaggccaatgtgggagtCAAGCAGCCAGTAGCAGCCTGCTCGCCTAGTCCAGCAGAGAAATGTCCCCAGTGAGCCCTGGGCCACCCTGCTTCTGATGTTACAGGCACCTTTCAGGTGATGTGGGCCCAGTGCCAAGCCCTTTGGCCACCCCCTTGGACTGCCGGGGCCCATCCCGGCCCCAGGTCATCCTCATCTGTCCGGGGACTGGGCGGCGGCCACCTCTGAGGTTGCTTTCCACATCACTCACTGTGGGGGCCTTGGCGAGTGCCCACCTGCCCGCGTGGCTACCCAGCTCACCTGGGGTTACAAGTTAGGCCAGCGGGTGCCCAGCAGAGGGCATGGAACCCTGAGGGCTGTGCTGGGATCCTGGGTCTGCCCCCTTACATTCTCCCACAGTGCCTCCAGGactctgtcttctgtctcctcccctcttctccccagggGAGCTTCTGTGTGCTCCTCCTGAGGCAGGGAACCAGGAAGcgtgggccaggggtggggggcagtctgCAGGGCCCTGGCACCCACCCACCTCTTTTGCCTCAAGGCCACTCTCCCTTCCATTGCTCCCCACACCCTGGACCTTTCCCGGTGAAGCAGATTCAGTAAACATTCCCTTATGACCGCCGTGTGCCTActgcaggctctgcactgggaaaGGGGGCACTGGGGTCACCCCGACTATTACATGGTCAcagcccccagccctgtcccctcaGTGGGGCCTTGCCTGCTGGGTCTGCTGGCAGGAGgtaggaggatggggaggaggttTAAACTGCACACAGCCCCTGTGGCCGCGATACTCTGGCAGCGTGTGACAGGTGCCCACGTGCCCCGTGCAGCTCTGCATGGGGTCTGCCattgctccccacccctcctttgCCCCCAGTGACCACTAACTTCCTCTCTGTCACCATGGACTTGCCACTTCTGGATGCTTCCCATACGCAGAACCCCACGCTATGTAAACCTCACACCTCTCTGTTCCATGAGCGTGAGGCTTCCAAGGCTCATCAGTGTCGAAGCAATTGTCCACGGcgcttctttcttctctgtggcTGGATAATGTCCCGTCCCGTTGGACAGACACACTGCCTTCCATCTGTCTGTTCATCCACCAGTGCGCGGGTGTCGTTTGTGCGTTTTTCTGTTGCCATGCAGAAAACTGCGTCCACACTCTGTGTGCTCAGAGGTTTCCTTTCCTCTAGGTGTGTGGGCGGGAGACCTGGTGGGTCATACACTGGTCCTTCAGTCATTTCTCAGAGCCGGACGTGCACAGGGCCCCCGTTCTCTACCTCCTTGCCGCTCATTTTGGCCGAGAGCCGGTCAGCCAGACCCTTTGTCCTTCCAGCAAGCACAGTCACGGGGTTGCTTTCAGCTGCCTCAAGACCATCGCTCGCTCTCTGCGACCACGCCACCGGTGTCGGAGTGCTCATTTGACCCCACTGAGCACAAGATGTAGAGAGATGGCTGTTGATATTTAATCGTATAATTATCTATTTGTTTGGTTCCCATCAAATCTATAAGGTAAGGTAGATCCAGAGAAGTTTATCTCTTCACCTTGCTCTTCTTAAAGGTAAcaggttttttaagttttttacagcttcccttccaattttaaaaatataagcaaagaTGTACACATATGcattctctccccgccccccccccccagggtctCACCCTGCAGACATTCTCGTGTGCCCTGCTCTCCTGGCCTTGTAGCTTGGAGGCTGGGCCGTCGTCGTCTTTGGAGGTGGGCTCCCTGTCCCGTCCAGCCGCGTAACCCCCATGGGGCTGAGCCAGCGTGCCCTCAGGCAGGTCTTGCTGCTGGCTGTGGGGTTGTGCCAGACTCTGCTGCTCCGGACGGTGCAAACATCTTCTATTTCTGATAAAGCTGTTTTTGAGATGCAAGCCCAGCTTCCTCGGCCATGTCCAGAGGAATGAACTATTGTCACAAGCTGCTGGATGGCTTTCTTCCTTGGGATCCCCTGCAGAGTTGATTATTGGTAAGTGAATCATTCTTCAGCAAGGATGATAGGAAATCATCAGAAATTCTTCGACAGGTATGTGGCTTTTTCAGTTTTTGACCTGCCTCCCTTCTCTGGTCCAGCTGGTGGACACCTACTCTGTCTCCTGCTCTCCCAGCATTTCCCACGGTGGACACTGCTCGTTCGTCACATCACGAAGATGACTTCCCGGGCCCTATCCAGCTTTGCTCAAACATTGCAGCTGAgctgaggaaaggaaagggaagacccACTGTGGCCTTGAGACAGCCCCACCTTCCTGGGGAGCTTCCAGAAGGTGCAGAGGGCCTGAGGAGGGAGGAACGTGGCAGGTGGCTGGTTGTCAGGACAGTCATGCGTCTGGGCCAAGACTTCGGACAGCGGTGGCCCCCCATCCCACGCCAAGGGCAGCGAGAACTGGGTCAGCCAGGTGTTAGCACGTGGTGCCCATGGTCTGCCAGCTGCAAACACATCAGGATCATCACTCCCTTGGGTCAGGGTTAGATCCCTTGGAGTGTGATCTAACGCTAGTGCAGGCGTGACAGAGCAGGGAGACCCTTAACATGGACAGACACAAAAGACCAGTCTCCCACAGGCGGAAAGTTTGCCGAGATTCCAGCATGGAGATTCCTGGATGTCTGGGGTGCTGCTGCCCTCACTATGTCTAGAGGCTTCACGATGGAGACCACAGGGCTCAAGTGCAGGGACAGGGGCTCATTCCTCCCATTCTGCAGACAGGGAGGCCAGTGTCCTGGAGAGGCAGCTGGCCTGTAGCTCCCTGCCTGTCTGCTGGCCCGCAGGGGCTGCCGCAGCCTCAGGGGCTGGCAAGTGGCCAGAGGAGGGAGCACCAGGCATGGTGCTAGGCTTGGGAGCTCCAAGCCCTGCGGTCTGGCCAGGAGGTCACTCAGGGGCAGCTTCACTCCTCTGCGAGCGACACAGAGCTGGCCCAGGCAGGAAG
The DNA window shown above is from Neovison vison isolate M4711 chromosome 11, ASM_NN_V1, whole genome shotgun sequence and carries:
- the ZFYVE28 gene encoding lateral signaling target protein 2 homolog isoform X3 — encoded protein: MMNRFRKWLYKPKRSDPQLLAQFYYADEELNQVAAELDSLDGRKDPQRCTLLVSQFRSCQDNVLNIINQIMDVCIPQDRAPRDFCVKFPEEIRHDNLAGQLWFGAECLAAGSIIMNRELESMAMRPLAKELTRSLEDVRGALRDQALRDLHTYTEKMREALRHFDVLFAEFELSYVSAMVPVKSPREYYVQQEVIVLFCETVERALDFGYLTQDMIDDYEPALMFTIPRLAIVCGLVVYADGPLNLDRKAEDMSELFRPFHTLLRKIRDLLQTLTEDELHTLERNLCISQDVEFPIRADTPVPPSLTPAFPSPLPTEELLSAKAKTPEAELACSMQYDSQELEQLDRMVHRAGDEMSSLLSPPSACQSPAHRPGVEGSPRGEASPGSARLRQGSDEEEGRVFFMDDVEGAAEAPRGPSGWAGSARADPQERGPGGGHGEAKGSGSSEAEEGDMSNNNDVPHDKMWALGPNSCSCLDAQPHLDGWEGGGDAAQTAEMIAHRTGGMKLSATVIFNPKSTPAGGSAVTTPEASEDGISLPGPVAQGTHSGSHKLSTAATSCLLNSCVCCGACGGSREDSAAQSLHDKCGPRSVISASYVGSAKASAKGSAERWEEARPVPEALPSEDASTSKCLTHTSGPQLDTVDRSPGAANGASPKREPQAGPPDSGQPSKARVESQQGEVAEEEPQRLSDSRVSPCRHSRVPCSPGLVAWRLGRRRLWRWAPCPVQPRNPHGAEPACPQAGLAAGCGVVPDSAAPDGANIFYF